One genomic region from Haloarcula taiwanensis encodes:
- a CDS encoding CoA transferase, with product MGALDDLRVLDLTQVLAGPYCTMLLADMGADVVKVERPGGDLIRSNPPFVNDGDEEAYGGYFQSVNRGKRSLELDLEADEDREAFLSLVERADVVVENFKAGTMEKFDCGYETLREHNPDLIYSSIRGFGDPRTGETHRQGQPSFDLIAQALGGVMEITGQSDGPPTKVGPGVGDLFTAVLNAVGILAAVHHRERTGEGQYVDTAMYDSMVSLCERTVYQYSCDGESPTRQGNSHPTLFPYDSFEAADGHVVIAAFADGHWEALCEAMERPDLAADYPDAGSRLANRESLRREIADWTATIDSETLLGLLEGRVPAAPVQNTADIFEDPHIHDREMLAEVEQPGAESQMTIAGSPIKMTETMPSPSGRAPLLDEHRTELLDEAGVGTETNRVEGDD from the coding sequence ATGGGTGCGCTTGACGACTTGCGTGTGCTCGACCTGACACAGGTCCTCGCCGGACCGTACTGCACGATGTTGCTCGCGGACATGGGCGCGGACGTGGTAAAGGTCGAACGCCCCGGCGGCGACCTCATCAGGTCGAACCCACCGTTCGTGAACGACGGCGATGAAGAGGCTTACGGCGGGTATTTCCAGAGCGTCAACCGTGGGAAACGCTCGCTCGAACTCGATCTGGAGGCCGATGAAGACCGCGAGGCGTTCCTTTCGCTCGTCGAGCGCGCAGACGTGGTGGTCGAGAACTTCAAGGCCGGCACGATGGAGAAGTTCGACTGCGGCTACGAGACGCTGCGGGAACACAACCCAGACCTCATCTACTCCTCGATCCGGGGCTTTGGCGACCCGCGGACGGGCGAAACTCACCGGCAGGGCCAGCCTTCGTTCGACCTCATTGCACAGGCGCTGGGCGGCGTCATGGAAATCACCGGCCAGTCGGATGGCCCTCCGACGAAGGTCGGCCCCGGCGTCGGCGACCTCTTCACCGCCGTGCTGAACGCCGTCGGCATCCTCGCGGCCGTCCATCACCGCGAGCGTACTGGTGAAGGGCAATACGTCGATACAGCGATGTACGACTCGATGGTGTCACTATGTGAGCGGACGGTGTACCAGTACTCCTGTGACGGCGAGTCACCGACCCGGCAGGGGAACTCCCACCCAACGCTGTTCCCGTACGACTCCTTCGAGGCTGCCGATGGCCACGTCGTCATCGCGGCGTTCGCCGACGGCCACTGGGAGGCACTGTGTGAGGCGATGGAGCGCCCGGACCTCGCCGCGGACTACCCCGACGCCGGCAGCCGGCTCGCAAACCGGGAGTCCTTGCGCCGCGAGATCGCTGACTGGACCGCCACCATCGACTCGGAGACGCTCCTCGGTCTGCTCGAAGGGCGTGTGCCGGCCGCGCCAGTCCAGAACACCGCGGACATCTTCGAAGACCCCCACATCCACGACCGGGAGATGCTCGCCGAGGTGGAGCAACCCGGCGCGGAGAGCCAGATGACCATCGCTGGCAGTCCGATAAAGATGACCGAGACGATGCCCTCACCTAGTGGTCGCGCACCGCTGCTAGACGAGCACAGGACGGAACTGCTCGACGAAGCCGGGGTCGGGACAGAAACGAATCGCGTCGAAGGCGACGACTAA
- a CDS encoding methylaspartate mutase subunit S, which translates to MPRTVILGVIGSDAHVVGITILEQALSAAGFEVINLGVQTSQDEFVSAAKSHDAEAVLVSSLYGHARQDCEGLHDKFDDAGLDVLTYVGGNLAVGQSDFEETQATFRQMGFDRVFDAETDPEEAIEMLREDLQLTTTETEQIRVDG; encoded by the coding sequence ATGCCCCGGACCGTTATCCTCGGCGTGATTGGCTCCGACGCGCACGTCGTCGGCATCACGATTCTAGAGCAGGCGCTCTCGGCCGCTGGCTTCGAGGTCATCAACCTCGGCGTCCAGACGTCACAGGACGAGTTCGTCTCCGCCGCGAAATCTCACGACGCCGAGGCGGTACTGGTATCCTCGCTATACGGGCACGCCCGCCAGGACTGCGAGGGGCTGCACGACAAGTTCGACGACGCTGGACTCGACGTGCTCACCTACGTCGGCGGGAACCTCGCCGTTGGACAGTCCGACTTCGAGGAGACGCAGGCGACCTTCCGACAGATGGGTTTCGACCGCGTCTTCGACGCGGAGACGGACCCGGAGGAGGCAATCGAAATGCTCCGCGAAGACCTGCAACTGACGACAACAGAGACGGAGCAGATCAGGGTTGACGGGTGA